The genomic segment GACGCTATCCGGCAGTCCCTACGCGGCGCCCGGCAACGACTCAAGGCGGCGCTTCGGCGTGAGATGGCTGAAGAGCAGGCGCCCCGACCCAGCACCAACCCGGCACGGAAGGAGGCCCGATGACCACCAGCGACGCCACCCCGTACCCGCTTCCGGACGAGCCCGAGGCCATCGGCCAATTGTTCGGCGAGATTTTCGACCTGGTTGACGACCTGGTCGACAGCATCACCGACGCGGAGATCGACCGCGCATTGCGGCAGGTCCACGCAGCCGAGGAGATCGGCGCACCGGTCGAACCCGCGGACGCAACCGAGACGGACGTCCCCACCAGATGGAAGGTACCGCGCACCAGGTTGGTCGCGGTGGACCCGGCCGCCACAGCTGAGTGGTCTGAGGTGAGCTGCGCGTTGCGGGCGGCGTGGGAGGAGGTGTCGGTCGCGCGGACAGCGGCTGCCGAGGCCCGTGCCGAGGCGCAGATGCACATCGCCGCGGCGGCCAAGGCCCGCGAGCAGCTCGCAGAGGTAACCGCCGGGGTCAACGCGTTCGTCGACAGGGCCCTGGACGAGGCCGAGATCGCCAGAGCCGATGCCCGGCAGGAGGCTGCTCGACTCATCAATGAGGCCCGGGAGCAGGCCGACGAGATCGTGGCTGCCGCCAAGGCCTTTGCGTCGACGATGGGGCCCTCGCCGGCCACGGAGTGGTCAGTGCGCGGCGGCATGGGCGCGGACAGGCTGGTGATCAGCGGTGGGCCCGGAACCGGAAGGAGTTCGATCTTCCGTGCGTTCGCGGGTCGGATCGCGGAGGCTGGCAGCGGTACCTCGCGACTCGCTCTGGTGGGCGGATGCGACGTCACCTGGGTCTCGCCATCGGCGACCCCTGAACTGGCGCAGGGCGTCGTGAACCTCCTCGCCCACACCTCACCTGTTGTAGGTGAGGCGTTGTTGTTTCTTTCGACGCAAGGATTTGCGGTAGAAAGTCACCCCAAACGCTATACGGTGATTTGCCCGTGCTCATCGCATATGAGACACATGACTGTTGCGCAGCTAGCACCCGACGCCTATGCGAGGGAGCTTATCCTCTGGGCGCATCTCCTCCGGTGCGGAGGCAACGGCAATGAGGGTGACGAAAATGGGCCTCCGGCACTTCAGCACGGAGGAGGGCGAGCCTTGCGATGGGAGGCGAGATCGCCGTGGTGCACTACCGCTGAGAGCGTGCGGGTGCTGGGACGGCGTCAGCCACTGACACACGTTGACGTCTGGGGGACGCGGCTGGCCGCCGTGAATGCTCCCTGACCATCTGCCGGGCCGAGCACTCCCGCAGCGTGTCGTACGCCCGAGAAGAGATGATGATTCGGTCGTCTCGTCATCCAATGTGGATATCCGTGGGCCACGCAGAGGGCAATCCGATCATGAAGTTCCGACAAGGTGTCCGGCCACACACGGCCCCCATGGCGAGCCGCTGGAGGTTAGCGGAAGGTGACAAATTCGTCCTCGGAGATGGAGCGCAAGGGCGTCGCCGCCGCGCAGGTCGCGTTCACCGATATGGGTTGGGCGTTCCGGGAACAGCCCGAGGCGGATCACGGCATCGACGCGCTGGTGGAGGTTGACGGCTTGAGAGACCCTACCGGCCGATACATTGCTCTCCAAATCAAAAGTGGGTCGACGTTCTTCAAACGGAAGACGCGAAACGGCTGGCGCTTCACCGAAAAGCCCCGACTCCTCACCTACTGGCTGGCCCACCTGATGCCCGTGGTGCTCGTCATCATCGACCCCGCGACCCGGCTCGGCTACTGGGTTCAAATCACCGCAGACGCCGTGAACGAGACCAACCGAGGATGGTCGATCGAGGTGCCGTCCGCGAACGTTCTCGACGATTCGTCGCGCGAGCCCCTGCGTGCCATCGCGTTCGCCGTCCCCGCGGCCAACCCGGACCCTATCGAGGAGGTTCTCCCGCTGCTGCCGCCCGCCGCGGTGGAGATGCTGTCAGGTCTGAGCCTCGTTGACCCCAGTGGCGCGAGGCGTCTCGCGCGGTTGCTCAGTGCGGGTCGCCACGACCCGAGGGCGGTCGTCAAGCCACTCCTCGAGGCGAGCCAGAGCTGGGTTCGCGCTACAGCGGGTCGGCTGGAGACCATCGGCGCGTACGCCAACGACCATGGCCACCGAGACCTCGCGGTGGAGGCGTTCACGCTGGCGGCCGACCGGGACCCGGGCAACCAGCTACGGCTGCGCGCTATCACGGCGGTCATGGCCCTCGCGGCCGGAGACCGGGACCGAGCCGCCGACCTTCTCCATCCGTCGCAAGATCCGCAGCCGTCGGACAATGGGCTGCTCTGGGATGTCGCCGTCTGCGCCCTCGACGCCGATGAGTCGGGCAGGGAGGACATGCTGGAGCGACTCCTGCGGGAGCGGCCCGACAGCGAACTAGACGCGGAACCCACCTGCCTGCTGTTCCTCGCCGAACGCGCCAGCGGGCGCGGCGACCTCGACCAGGCGCTCGTCCTGTATCAACGTGTCCGCGAGCGGCATCCCCGCAGCGTCGGCGGCAGGCTCGGCCAGGCAAGAATCCTCATGGAGCGCATCCTGCGCGGCGACTCGGCGCTGCCGTTCCGTGACAGGCAGGAGGTGACGGCCCTCGCCGCGTCCGTCCGGGACGACATACGGCGATGGGCTGGCCCGAGTGAGGCCGTGCATCGTCTTCTCGTACAGGAGCGCATGCTTGTCGGCGCGTTCATGGAGGTCATCGAGCTGGCCACGCCTGCCGCGTTCGGGGGCCAGGCCACCGACCGGGAGGCGAGTGACCCCGTGGTCGCGATCGTGGGCGCTCAGGCCAGCATCGCCTTGGATGACGGCGTTCGTGCCGGCCGATTCGGCGATGCCGTCCGCGGCACTCCCGCGGAGTTGCTGATCCGCGCGCTCGTGGCGGACACGAACCGGCCCGCAGCCAGTGTTATCGGTATGTGGCGTACCGCGCTCGACACTGCGGATACCGCGCTCGCGGCCAGGATCTGCCTGAATCAGCTCGCCTCCAGAGGCGCGCTCGACGCGACCGACCTCCATCGGATGGCAGCGTTGGCGAACCTCAACGACGGCGACCGTGTTGTCCTGACCGCACGCAACGCTGCCGCAGGCGGTGACCTGGACACGGCCGTCACGCTGCTGCGGTCCGTCCGGTCACCCTCCGCAGGAGAGATACTGATCGATATCCTTCGTGAGGCGGGCCGTTACGACGAGGCCGTCGCCGTATGCGACGACGTCTGGGGGACCTATGGGGCGCTGAAAGGGCTTCAGGAGAAGGTCAACATTCTGGCGATCCGGGGCGACCTCGACGCCGCCGACAGGTGCGCCAGGGAGCTACTGGCCACCGGTGAACTCGCAGCCGAGCAACGCGGAGCGCTGCATCGACGGCTCATCAAGCACAGCGCCACACGCAAGGACTGGACCAGCGTCGAGGCATGCTGCCGGGCAGCCCTCAAAGACGAACCGACCAATCACGACTACGCGTGGGCGCTGATCATCTCCCAGCTCAACCAGAATCGATGGGAGGCGGCCTGGGCGTCCTACCGCCAACTACGACCAGACATCACCCATCCAGCCATCATTCCCGCCTGGGTCGACCTACACCTGCGCTTCAACAACACGCCGCAAGCCCAGGCTGCCGCAACGGCCTTGGCCAACCGCTTCGCGAACCAGCCGCACACTCTCAGCAAACTGGAGAGGCTCAATGCCACGGCGCGGCCAGGTGGCCCCACTGTCGGCGCTGGCGGTGTGGTGGATTCACCGGAGGCAGCCAGCCGCTGAACCACAGGTGCAGATCCCCACCCTCGCTGGCCAGGCTCACGCCGACTACCTCGTCGACATCAGGAGGCCGCTACGGCGCAGCCGCAGGCGTTCCTCCAAGCGGCACGGGCACCCAGGAGTAGACCCACGGCGGTCCGTCCCCGGCGACCGGCTCCAACTCGTACGTCCCGTTCGTGTCGAGGTCAAGCAACTCGCTGCCGTACTCAACCCACAGCCAGCTTTGGTCAATGCGCCAAGGAGGAATACCTTCGTCGTCGAACGGCACGAGAAGGGACCGGCCGTCCACCGGGCCACCGACGCACGGCACGTCGATTCTCTCCCACATCCCCCAATCGTCGGCTCCGCCGGTGGCCAGAAGAGCAGATATAAGACAATCGAGGTGAACAGGAAGGCTGTACGGATCAGCA from the Solwaraspora sp. WMMD1047 genome contains:
- a CDS encoding DUF4365 domain-containing protein — protein: MTNSSSEMERKGVAAAQVAFTDMGWAFREQPEADHGIDALVEVDGLRDPTGRYIALQIKSGSTFFKRKTRNGWRFTEKPRLLTYWLAHLMPVVLVIIDPATRLGYWVQITADAVNETNRGWSIEVPSANVLDDSSREPLRAIAFAVPAANPDPIEEVLPLLPPAAVEMLSGLSLVDPSGARRLARLLSAGRHDPRAVVKPLLEASQSWVRATAGRLETIGAYANDHGHRDLAVEAFTLAADRDPGNQLRLRAITAVMALAAGDRDRAADLLHPSQDPQPSDNGLLWDVAVCALDADESGREDMLERLLRERPDSELDAEPTCLLFLAERASGRGDLDQALVLYQRVRERHPRSVGGRLGQARILMERILRGDSALPFRDRQEVTALAASVRDDIRRWAGPSEAVHRLLVQERMLVGAFMEVIELATPAAFGGQATDREASDPVVAIVGAQASIALDDGVRAGRFGDAVRGTPAELLIRALVADTNRPAASVIGMWRTALDTADTALAARICLNQLASRGALDATDLHRMAALANLNDGDRVVLTARNAAAGGDLDTAVTLLRSVRSPSAGEILIDILREAGRYDEAVAVCDDVWGTYGALKGLQEKVNILAIRGDLDAADRCARELLATGELAAEQRGALHRRLIKHSATRKDWTSVEACCRAALKDEPTNHDYAWALIISQLNQNRWEAAWASYRQLRPDITHPAIIPAWVDLHLRFNNTPQAQAAATALANRFANQPHTLSKLERLNATARPGGPTVGAGGVVDSPEAASR